One stretch of Lachnospiraceae bacterium oral taxon 096 DNA includes these proteins:
- a CDS encoding PepSY domain-containing protein — MKKFNKLSKGFIGAATVTCMLFVAGMTGVPYYRSSFVAKSKVSKSYKATKKITADEAKRIALAHAKLAEKDVTFVKVELELENYVIPTQPSTAAANTQTSEISVERAKQIALSHAGVGSARFKKAKLDYENGVKVYEIEFKVGNLEYEYDINVSNEAIVSSSVEVDD; from the coding sequence ATGAAAAAGTTTAATAAATTAAGTAAAGGTTTTATAGGTGCGGCTACAGTAACTTGCATGTTATTTGTAGCAGGAATGACAGGTGTTCCATATTATAGAAGCAGCTTTGTTGCCAAGTCAAAAGTATCCAAATCATATAAAGCAACAAAGAAAATAACAGCTGATGAGGCTAAAAGAATTGCGCTTGCACACGCAAAATTGGCGGAAAAGGACGTGACTTTTGTTAAAGTGGAACTTGAGCTTGAGAACTATGTTATTCCTACACAGCCAAGTACAGCAGCGGCTAATACTCAAACTTCAGAGATTTCGGTAGAAAGAGCAAAGCAGATAGCACTTTCACACGCAGGAGTCGGATCGGCAAGATTTAAAAAGGCTAAACTTGATTATGAAAATGGTGTTAAAGTTTATGAGATCGAGTTCAAAGTTGGAAACTTGGAATATGAATATGATATCAATGTTTCAAACGAAGCTATAGTCTCCAGCAGTGTAGAGGTAGATGATTAA
- a CDS encoding putative DNA binding domain-containing protein, which yields MFLEEITGDIRPESDKLECKAVLNREDVVGWLKSIAGFANTSGGDFYIGVEDKTNKLIGFDRKAADNERNYFNNQVNEHLTPRPQMKISFLSYEMRGNERFIIKVSIEESTIKPVILKYKNIPAIFMRRDGFTNGATYEEIIDMSVRSKNTQYDILISDIKYNPENFSMLREFYKKYNNGKTLKDKALQSLGFFNEEGYLSNGAVLFQDDYKGNKTDVQCSVFSGSNKGSDRVVTINRFKGNVIASISYIIDFVNQRMNHSIIKLDEGRVDIDSYPARALFEGVINAIAHRDYYLDGTQIQVDMFKDRLEISSPGGFYRGEKLGKTYDLSTIISKRRNEIISGVLVLCNVMEAAGTGFDKIVEEYKSADEVHKPYIYSKSDHFTLVLPDLTYDRGIENNDVPNISFQPVPQGTELDKKVLSFCYHRAHKVSEIVEYLEISDSTYFRKKVLANLEKNGYLEKSKLSRAAFYKTNHSMVSIE from the coding sequence ATGTTTTTGGAGGAGATAACAGGTGATATAAGGCCGGAAAGTGATAAGCTTGAGTGTAAAGCAGTTTTAAACAGAGAAGATGTCGTTGGTTGGCTTAAAAGTATTGCCGGATTTGCAAATACATCAGGTGGAGATTTCTATATCGGAGTTGAGGATAAGACTAATAAACTGATAGGTTTTGACAGGAAAGCAGCTGATAATGAAAGAAATTATTTTAATAATCAGGTAAATGAGCATTTGACACCAAGACCACAAATGAAAATTTCGTTTTTAAGTTATGAGATGCGTGGAAATGAACGATTTATAATAAAGGTGAGTATAGAAGAATCTACTATAAAGCCCGTAATTCTAAAATATAAAAATATTCCGGCTATTTTTATGAGGCGTGACGGATTTACAAATGGAGCAACTTATGAAGAAATCATAGATATGAGTGTAAGAAGTAAAAATACACAATATGATATCTTAATATCTGACATTAAATATAATCCTGAAAATTTTTCAATGCTTAGAGAGTTCTATAAGAAATATAATAATGGTAAGACTTTGAAAGATAAGGCATTACAGTCATTAGGATTTTTTAATGAAGAAGGTTATTTGTCTAACGGTGCAGTTTTATTTCAAGATGATTATAAGGGTAACAAAACCGATGTACAGTGCTCCGTATTTTCCGGATCAAATAAGGGGAGCGACAGAGTCGTTACTATTAATCGCTTTAAAGGGAATGTAATAGCGAGTATAAGTTATATTATTGACTTTGTAAATCAAAGAATGAATCATAGTATTATAAAGCTGGATGAAGGTAGAGTAGATATTGATTCATATCCGGCAAGGGCCCTATTTGAAGGTGTAATAAATGCAATTGCTCATAGAGATTATTATCTGGACGGAACACAAATTCAAGTCGATATGTTTAAGGACAGATTGGAAATATCATCACCCGGAGGTTTTTACAGAGGTGAGAAACTTGGCAAAACATATGATTTATCTACAATTATTTCAAAGAGAAGAAATGAAATAATATCAGGAGTTTTAGTTTTATGTAATGTAATGGAGGCGGCAGGTACAGGCTTTGATAAGATAGTAGAGGAGTATAAGTCGGCGGATGAAGTACATAAGCCATATATTTATTCAAAGTCCGACCACTTTACATTGGTATTGCCGGATCTGACATATGATAGAGGTATTGAAAATAATGATGTACCAAATATTAGCTTTCAGCCTGTTCCACAAGGGACGGAGCTTGATAAAAAGGTACTGTCATTTTGTTATCATAGAGCACATAAGGTCTCTGAGATAGTGGAATACTTGGAAATCAGTGATTCAACATATTTTAGAAAGAAAGTTTTGGCTAATCTTGAAAAAAACGGGTATTTAGAAAAGAGTAAGTTATCAAGAGCGGCGTTTTATAAGACAAATCATAGCATGGTAAGTATTGAATGA